The DNA window CTTTAGTTCGTCTTTGGACACGAAGTTCTAACTGATCCATATAAGTTAAATTTGAATAAGTAAGTGCTGTCGTATCAATAATAGACTGTGCCAGATAGACCTGCGATCTCTCGTCTGATTGAAGATTTTCCATTAAACAAGCAATCATGACTACACCAAAAACATCTCCTTTAGAAATAAGCGGAATGAGAAGCAATTGACAGTTGTCTTCACTTGGAATAAATTTGGTATTCTTTTGAGCGAATATTTCTTTAATAATTGTTGCTTTGCCGTCATGAGGCTGAATTTCGTCTAGTATATTTTCCCATTCGGATTCTGTCCATTCGGATTTTTTGCTCATTTCTTTGAAACAAATAGTCTCCATATCATTAGGATTTCTTAAGTAAACTGCAACATTTTTGCACTTCACAGCCTTTTCTAAATAATAAAAACAAGTGTCCAAACTTTCTTTCACAGTTGAACATCTAGAAAGATCACGGTTAGCATCTAGTAACAATTGTTTCTCAGCAAGCAGCTGCTCTTTTTGTTTTAAATTATTGGCATTTTGAACTGCAACAGCTGCCATATTGACGTAGGCTTCCACACTTTGTATTTGCAATTCTGTTAAATTCATCGGTTTTCCACGATCAAACAAAAAAACCAGTCCGAATAAATTTTGCTCATAAATAATGGGAAGACCGAGCAGCGAATGAATGTTAAACGCGGCGATCGCGGCGGGATCTGGACGTGGATCTACTGATGTATCTGGAATGTAAATAGCTTGCTTTTTAGTTGCGATATCATGCGAAAATCGATCTGTGCTGAAGTTGATTTTCTGTGAAGTGAGAGACTGTCCGTTGATGAATTGCGGTTTCCCAGCTACCGCGCTAAATACTCCATCGCTATCAGGTAAATATATACCAATCGAGTCACATTGCACAATTTCTTCTGATATGGCTACCGAAACATGTTGCAACATGTCACCCAATTCAAGCTTTGTATTAACAATTCTCGTTAGTTCTGCTAGTCTGGAATATCTGTTTTGTTCTTTTAACATGGCTATTCGCTCCACTCTTAATCTTGATGAAGTAAAGAATACCAGTTGCATTGGATAAACTTCTCTATTTCATTTGTCTATTATTTCTGTAGCTTATCATAAAAAATATTGCGCTGGCTAATAATTTTTGATGTTTTTGCTACAAAATTGATTTCTCTAGTCAAACACTTAAAAAAGGAAGAGACAGCGTTTTAGCTAAATCCCTTCCTTTTTTATTTTGCTCGGTCGTTACTTCATGTAGCGGTATTCCCTCAAACTGTTTAAATTAAAAATTTCTTGCATCAAACCATTCCCAATATTGGTTTCTCTAACTTTTTTACGCTCTAACTCTTCATCAACTAAGCGCTTAGCCGATAGTACATCTGTGCCGTTTTGCAAAACTTCTTCTTTTGAATTGAACAATTGATGCGCGACCAATTGCATGCCATAGGAGTTGTAAAGCAACGTATATCCGGCTATCCCTGTAGTCGATTGGTAAGCTTTCGAAAACCCTCCATCGATAACCAGCATTTTGCCGTTCGCTTTGATTGGGTTTTCTCCATCTCGCTCTTTAACAGGCGTATGGCCATTAATAATACGTCCGTAATCCGGGTTCATGTCAAACTCCGTCAATATTTTGCGACAAATTTCCTCGTCTTCCCGTAAATAATAATAAGGATTTTTGCGCTCTTTGTGCGTTTCTTTGTCTTTGATAAAATAGCGTTCAAATGTAGTCATTTCTCGTTTCCCAAAGAGTGACGAATACTCCCCAGTCCACAAATACCAAACCATATCTGTCGCAAAGTCATCAGTTTCTTCCGGATGAGCAAAAGAGTAACGGAGGTAACGTTCAAAGACATCTAGCAGTTCTCGCCCAGCATAGGATTTCCCTTCGATCTCCATTTTCTCCATATTGCCGTCTTCATCTAATGGAATACAACCATGAATCAATAAATTACCATTATACTTTAAATAAAGACTCCCTTTTTTCATCAAAAATTTCATGTGTCTAGCTAGTTTTTCTGAATGTTGAACTGAAAAAAGTAACTTGTCCATAACTTGTCTTTCTTCTTCAAGCAATTCGTCTGGCTGTTCCGGATTAATGGTCGTAAAACACGTCCCATCTAATGAATACGTGTTTCCATGAATCGTTGCCGTATTTTTTTCATAATCAACTTTTTCAAGCACTAAGCGATCTGTCATATCGAAACAAGCTCTTCTTTTGATAATTGGGCTTTCGAGCTTGAATTGGATAATTGAAATGGCCTGATGGATTTTAGTGATTTGCAACTGTTCTTGCTCTGTCATTTTTTCATCTGAAATTCTTTTTGGGCGAAAAGCTACATTGTCTTCATAGTATTTCTCTGCCAAATTCAACAACGGCCTCAAGTTGATGCCATACACGTCTTCAATAATATCTAGGTTATTATAACGTGCGCATATTCGTAAAATATTCGCTAAGCACACTTTTGATCCGGCAAATGCGCCAATCCAAAGCACGTCATGATTTCCCCACTGAATGTCAACGGAATGGTAATCAATAAGTGTATCCACAATCTTATGCGGATCCGAACCTCGGTCGTAAATATCACCCACTACATGAAGATGGTCGACCACTAAACGTTGTGTCGTATAAGCCAAGCCAATAATTAGCTTGTCTGCCTGGCCTAAGGAAATGATTTGTGTCACCATTTTGGCGTAATAATCCTTTTTGTTCTTAAACTCGTCAGTCTTATACAGCAGTTCTTCTATAATATAGACAAATTGTTTTGGCAAAGCTTTACGCAGTTTTGAGCGTGTGTATTTGGAAGAAGCATAAGAAATCAGTTTTAATAGCCGCTCGATAACTTCTATGTACCATTCCTGCAATTCTGCTTTACTGCTAAAATGGCTTTTAATCAACTGTAATTTTTCTTCAGGGTAGAAAACCAAAGTCGCAAATTCGTTTAGTTCTTCTTCACTCAGTTCATTTTTAAATAAATCCTTTATTTTTACTTTTACGTTTCCGGAACCATTGCGCAATACATGTTGAAATGCCTGAAACTCTCCGTGCAAATCGCTAACGAAATGCTCTGTTCCTTTTGGCAAATCTAAGATTGATTCGAGGTTAATGATTTCGGTAGCCACTTTTTCTTCACAATCGTATTTTTGCGCTAACAAATCCAAATATTTTAAGTTCAACACCATGCATCCTCTCCTTGTCTATTTTTTATTGTTTAGCTATTGTGATGATGAGAACCATTAAAATGCCCTATAGTAATTAAGAATAACTAACTACTTTGCAACGCAGCTAGACTGTGTGTATTTAATTTGACTTTAAGGTTTACAATACAGCTCACTAAATCTTGTTCAAAAAGAGTTGTGTCTTATACCTCAGTTTACCCCAGAAACACCGCAATCTCTAGGTGATAAAAAAACCTTTGGAATTTTTGACAAAAATCAATAGGAATTCTTTTGTCCTAATCAATTTTTTGTTTTAAATTCGTCTGATTTCACTATTTTATACTAGTTGTAATAGCTTTCTGAAAGAGATTAACAACTTCGCGTATTCTGTTACAGTCATGCTAACACCCTTATCTACCTCTATTCTTCATTTATCTGGAAATTCCTTGTGAAATGACAAAAAAACAGAGAAGCATGGTGCGACTTCTCTGTTTTTTTTGTTGTGTTTCATTAACTCCGCATTCGGTAGTCGCAACTTTTAATATGATCATTGACCATGCCGATTGCTTGCATAAAAGAATAAGTCGTTACCGGTCCTACAAATTTAAAGCCCCGTTTTTTTAATTCTTTACTGAGCTTTACAGACAAAGCCGACTGCGCAGGAATCTGCGCATCGGTATCCCACTTGTTGTCAATTGACTTACCATCTGTAAAACTCCAAAGAAATGCTGCAAAACTACCCCATTCTCTAGAGAGATCTAAAATAGCTAGTGCATTAGTTCGTACCGATTGAAGTTTGGACCCATGCTTGATCACCGCAAAGTTTTCCTTTATAAAAGACAACTCTCCGTCCGTTAGCTCCGCACAATACGCGACGTCAAATTGGTGAAACGCTTCTCGATAAGCACCTCTCTTTGATAAAACGATATTCCACGACAATCCTGCCTGTGCGCCTTCAAGTACTAGCATCTCAAAAATGTACCGATCATCTGAGCTCACTCTGCACCATTCTTTATCATGATAGTTCTGCATGAGTGCGTTACGTTGCGCCCACAAACACCGATTCCCCATTCTCTTCCTCCATTCTTTTCGTGAAATTTAGTATTCTCGCACAGTTACTAGTTGGGACATTCCTCTATCCAAAACACATAAAAGGACACTTGCCCATCTACTGGGGCAGGCGTCCTTTTATGTAGTGTACTTAAATTAACAAGTTAAACAATAAGGAATCATTGTTAATGTCTTTATAAGGAAAGCCGTTTTCTGCCATACGTTTAACGAGTGGCTCATAGTCCTCTTGGCATTTCAATTCAATGCCCACTAAAACCGGACCTTGTTCACGATTCGTTCGTTTTGTGTATTCGAAATGCGTTATGTCGTCGGTATCGCCCAGTACCTCACCCATAAATTTACGTAGCGCACCTGCCCGTTGCGGGAAAGTGACGATGAAATAATGTTTCAAGCCTTCATAAATCAAGGACTTTTCTTTAATTTCTTGCATCCGCTCGATGTCGTTATTGCCTCCACTAATGACGCAGACAATGTTTTTTCCTTTGATCTCTTCTTTATAAAAGTCAAGAGCGGCCACGGACAAAGCGCCTGCGGGTTCCGCGACGATTGCATTTTCGTTATATAGCTGTAAAATCGTTGTACAAACTTTGCCTTCTGGAATCAATACAATATCATCTAAAACTTCTGAACAGATAGCCATAGATAGATCGCCTACTTGTTTAACTGCTGCACCGTCAACAAACGTGTCAATTGTATCAAGACGCGTGACTTTACCGTGAGTTATAGATGTTTTCATACCCGGAGCACCTTCGGGTTCGACACCGATTAGTTTTGTTTTTGGGCTAATGCCTTTTAAATAAGAACCAACCCCTGAAGCTAATCCCCCTCCGCCAATTGCACAAAACATGTAATCGATTGATTCTTGCATATCATTTAAAATTTCCACCGCAACGGTTCCTTGTCCGGCTATGATTCGGTTGTCATTAAAGGGATGGACAAATATTTTTTCTT is part of the Planococcus kocurii genome and encodes:
- a CDS encoding GAF domain-containing sensor histidine kinase — protein: MLKEQNRYSRLAELTRIVNTKLELGDMLQHVSVAISEEIVQCDSIGIYLPDSDGVFSAVAGKPQFINGQSLTSQKINFSTDRFSHDIATKKQAIYIPDTSVDPRPDPAAIAAFNIHSLLGLPIIYEQNLFGLVFLFDRGKPMNLTELQIQSVEAYVNMAAVAVQNANNLKQKEQLLAEKQLLLDANRDLSRCSTVKESLDTCFYYLEKAVKCKNVAVYLRNPNDMETICFKEMSKKSEWTESEWENILDEIQPHDGKATIIKEIFAQKNTKFIPSEDNCQLLLIPLISKGDVFGVVMIACLMENLQSDERSQVYLAQSIIDTTALTYSNLTYMDQLELRVQRRTKELANANDKVTSVIESIMDGFFALNKDWEFIYINQYQELPIGKTAENVLGEKLWSIFPDDFNKILYKEFSQAMVNRKPVHFEISSTEDGYCYDLVAYPFDDGICCLCKNTTEKKNYENELKRLSNLELIGQMAAGISHEIRNPMTTVRGFLQLLTDNNELQKFNPYFDLMIDELDRANAIISEFLSMGNTRSSDLEMQNLNDIIYDISPLLKIDTFNQNKFIEFETLEIPELLLNRDEIRQLLINLCRNGLEAMKPEKLLSIRTYIEDGKKVVLEIEDQGTGMDKEVMQKIGTPFYTTKDNGTGLGLGISYAIAARHKAKIEVESSEQGTIFYVKFQF
- a CDS encoding fructose-bisphosphatase class III produces the protein MNLKYLDLLAQKYDCEEKVATEIINLESILDLPKGTEHFVSDLHGEFQAFQHVLRNGSGNVKVKIKDLFKNELSEEELNEFATLVFYPEEKLQLIKSHFSSKAELQEWYIEVIERLLKLISYASSKYTRSKLRKALPKQFVYIIEELLYKTDEFKNKKDYYAKMVTQIISLGQADKLIIGLAYTTQRLVVDHLHVVGDIYDRGSDPHKIVDTLIDYHSVDIQWGNHDVLWIGAFAGSKVCLANILRICARYNNLDIIEDVYGINLRPLLNLAEKYYEDNVAFRPKRISDEKMTEQEQLQITKIHQAISIIQFKLESPIIKRRACFDMTDRLVLEKVDYEKNTATIHGNTYSLDGTCFTTINPEQPDELLEEERQVMDKLLFSVQHSEKLARHMKFLMKKGSLYLKYNGNLLIHGCIPLDEDGNMEKMEIEGKSYAGRELLDVFERYLRYSFAHPEETDDFATDMVWYLWTGEYSSLFGKREMTTFERYFIKDKETHKERKNPYYYLREDEEICRKILTEFDMNPDYGRIINGHTPVKERDGENPIKANGKMLVIDGGFSKAYQSTTGIAGYTLLYNSYGMQLVAHQLFNSKEEVLQNGTDVLSAKRLVDEELERKKVRETNIGNGLMQEIFNLNSLREYRYMK
- a CDS encoding DNA-3-methyladenine glycosylase I, which encodes MGNRCLWAQRNALMQNYHDKEWCRVSSDDRYIFEMLVLEGAQAGLSWNIVLSKRGAYREAFHQFDVAYCAELTDGELSFIKENFAVIKHGSKLQSVRTNALAILDLSREWGSFAAFLWSFTDGKSIDNKWDTDAQIPAQSALSVKLSKELKKRGFKFVGPVTTYSFMQAIGMVNDHIKSCDYRMRS
- the ilvA gene encoding threonine ammonia-lyase IlvA → MTKSNIKELEREVTLTKVSVEEIMVANQALKDVVIKTPLQKNELLSARYECNVYLKREDLQIVRSFKLRGAYNFIRSLNASERAKGVVCASAGNHAQGVAYSCFALGIEGKIFMPLTTPRQKISQVKRFGGDQVSVELVGDTFDDSFTAAMAYCNAEEKIFVHPFNDNRIIAGQGTVAVEILNDMQESIDYMFCAIGGGGLASGVGSYLKGISPKTKLIGVEPEGAPGMKTSITHGKVTRLDTIDTFVDGAAVKQVGDLSMAICSEVLDDIVLIPEGKVCTTILQLYNENAIVAEPAGALSVAALDFYKEEIKGKNIVCVISGGNNDIERMQEIKEKSLIYEGLKHYFIVTFPQRAGALRKFMGEVLGDTDDITHFEYTKRTNREQGPVLVGIELKCQEDYEPLVKRMAENGFPYKDINNDSLLFNLLI